The Primulina huaijiensis isolate GDHJ02 chromosome 10, ASM1229523v2, whole genome shotgun sequence region AACTAGATCAATTGAATTTTGGACTCGAGTTTCTCGAGAAACACAAACCTTGGAAATATCTAGAGAATGAAATGGAACTCATGGTAGAGGATATAATGACCATGAGctcattctcgatatacatcTTACTAGGGATGTTATACGAAcaatataaagaaaaatattttgttgtttatattGATTCGAAGGTGCTGGAAAAAAACCTTGATACAAGGTAAAAACactatcgattttttttttatgatacaaGAGCAAACATTCTGCTAGGaaataatttcttagaaatgTTTAAATTCTATACACAAGAAAAATGAGACCAGAAGATTAGTGTTCACAACACAACGTGATTACAAAttcatagtccagagactaagagatagattttacaaaaaatttccAATCCAATTTCGCAACAAGCGTGGTGATGAAAGAAAACTTATGAACCCGAAAATGAAAGGTTCTAGACGGTTTGGAGAATAATGCTTCAATTAAGAGCAGATCAAAACCTCCAATCAGAAGAAATATaattcttcaaaaatattttacaccAGAAGGATATAGAGTTCGAAACAAATTATCCTAAGAAGAtgtcaagaacatgatcaaagAAAACTACAATGAAAATACCTTGGTATGGTGAGACAGAAATCAACTTCAAGCcagccttaaaattaaggaaggcaagGAATATGAGTTCTTTAGATGTAAGCGTATCCCAATGAACATAAAAGATCAAAAGGATCTGAAAATTATTATCAATTAACATTTAAACCTTGGTTTTAATCAAAGCAAGAATATCACCATATAGCAGTCTAGGATTTCTGATAATAAGTCATGGTGAAATAAAAGGAACAATagtaattaattatcaagaaattattaaaattttgaagtttGATAGATTTTTTATATTCAGTCTAGAACATTTAATCAGTTGTATATGCTACGCTAAAAtattctctaaatttgattgtGAGTCTGGATTTTATCATATTAAGATGAAGTGCAAAagtaagaaattcacagctttttccacaccaaaaaataaatatattagggAAGTATTACGAATGGTTTTGGCTAATGTaccccagatatttcaaagaaaaatagataatctatttaaagattattttaatattatgtttgtttatattgatgatgttttaatatcataaaaaaatatggacgaacatattaaaaatttagagATCTTCTTTAAGGTTTGTAAAAAACAAGGGCTGGTCATATCCGAAAAGAAGACAGTCATTTTTACAAGGAAGATTgaattttgtgaaatttaagaAGATGAGTCAAGAATAAATATGCAAGAATACATAGTAGAAAATTTGCTGAATTTTCAAGATGaactaaaatttaaagaaacaaTTTCAAAGTTTCTTTTAACTTTGCTGGAGTGTTCATTAAGAACCTAGCAAAAAACAAGAAAGCGTGTATTTCATTACTGAAAAAAGATGCAAGATTTATATGCACAAAAGAATACAAAAGAGACTTAGCCAACTAAAAGATATTTgcaaaaatctttcaaaaatgGTTATTCCTTGAGAtgaaaatgatatgatattatatatagatGTTAGTGATCATTGATGGGCAGCGGTTCTTACAAATCTCACACTAATGTAGAACATCCATGTAGGTATTGCAGTGGACTATTATCATATGCAGAAGCTATACGATAGCACGTCAACAAAAAgaaattttatgcagtaaaaatgacttttgaaaaatgatcattatttttacttgcaaaaaaatttaccttaaaagttgataatacacGTGTAAAAGCTTTCTTAAaaaatagaattgaatctaaacccAAGAAGACAAGATTATTGAGATAACAAGCTttgtgtcaaaattatatttttgatattgttattattaaaactgatgaaaatatttttgcagaTTTCTCAACAAGAGATGAACATCGCTAATGTCGATGTCATTATGAAAATACAGAGGCATTTGAGAGAACatcttgaaatgcttcaaaccgagttcaatAAGTTTGTCATAAATACATAAGTTACAAGTAGGCTACAACAAGTTAATAAGAACATTGTCTCTAATGGAACATGTTGTTTACAGGCTTATACTCGGCTATAGTCTGTATTACAAAAGACAATCCTCCACACTATTGAGAAGCCACTGGTTTCCTAAATgaagagttttcgagtacatgaCTCTATACCTAGAGCAGGAGATTCAAGTACctctagcacaagtgttaaatCGATATCAAATTTAGATAAGTCGGCCAAAGCAAAAATTCAAGATCTGGATTCTTATTTCGAACCTTCAAGTCAACCTTTCACCTcagggattgaagagggagagattaACCTTAGACCTCaaactgaaaaaggaaaatctAAGGTTGGAGTAGTAAGAGAGTATCATAGGATATGGATGAAACCAGATTCCTAACCCAAAGAGGTAAAAACATGGTATGAATTTGAGgttcttgcctcagtttatttACTAGATCATACAAtttcccaaaaatttcaaaactgcCAAAATAGATCCAGGAAACTATTCATGAAACATtggaaaataattattatttatcaagacGAGATATTCTGgagctttaatttttttagtacaacACTAGAACTAGTCGGGAAAGACTCACATCAAGCCTTTTACTTCGTCGTAAATTCTGCAATATGGCTCATgtgggaagatggtcagaagGAATCTGTTCGGAATGCCCAAACTAAAAAGAGAATTCGGAAAAGGTTTTTGACCCAGATCTAACCGAAAAAATGCAGAGACAATTCCAAGTGGTGAAGATCCACACAAGTCACGTTTCCCTGGGGGACcatacaaaaacaaaagattCTTCGACAAAGGTAAAGAAGGCATGTGAACCAGCAACTCTATTAGTGGAAGATAGATCACTCAACCACCACAACATGACAGACCACTAACTAGTGGTACATCAACTAAAAGATGTTGTCGGACACAACTGGTAAAGAAATTCACAAATTTGAAGTCCAGATTTTGAATCCATCTTCTATATATATCAAGGCAGAAGGAAGATGAAtacataattcaatatcttcatttatttttaaaataaaatttataatatttttcaatttatatgtCTTGTAATTCAAGCTACGATAAGTAGCTACAAAAGTTTTTCCCTCTTTCAagaggttactatgtaataatatattgcatgtttgaataaaagaacAAAAGCTTATTGTTcatctcatgtattattttaaaaaattaaacttttattATGAGGTAGAACACGAAACATAGTTGTGCTAAGTGTTGTTAAAAGAATCTACGTCCGAAATCATTTGTTGCGATTGCATAGTTAGGTTGTGAGGAACAGTTTGTAAAAtccggtggatataacccgagGTACTCCGatcaagatattttaaatttcaaaatgcatatatatatatatatatatatataggaaaaaaaattcgaaaatcgaTTTTCCTGTTCATATCTGGTCCGAAGAAatttaggaaaataaaaatatgaagtaTGATATTTAAAGTTGGATTacaaattttctaaaataggtatttgatcaatttttttggATGGGATAATTTTGTTAGTCTGCTTAAACAATTAAAGTTAGTctaaatattaatgtttaataatatatgtttttatttattaaacaagAGGCATATCGAAATTGTCATGATCTCTTGGTGTTTCATTTTCATTATCACTTACAATAAATATctctcaataataataataaaccgGATCGTCTTGCATAGTTGCATGTATTCGGAATATATTTTCctatatttttagaaattttttttagttcttttatatatatatatattgaaagatatatatatatatatattgaaagatatatatatatatatatatatattgaaagatttgtttatatattgaaagatatatatatatatatattgaaagatttgtttatatattgaaagatatatatatatatttatatatatatatatatatatatatatattgaaagatttgtttatatattgaaagatatatatatatatatatatatagatagatttttttatatattgaaagatatatatatatatatatatatattgaaagatatatatatatatatattgaaagatttgtatatatatttattgtttaaatttgtttatatattgaaatatatatatatatatatatatatatatagaaaaaaaaattcgaaaatcgaTTTTCCTGTTCATATCTGGTCCGAAGAAatttaggaaaataaaaatatgaagtaTGATATTTAAAGTTGGATTacaaattttctaaaataggtatttgatcaatttttttggATGGGATAATTTGTTAGTCTGCTTAAACAATTAAAGTTAGTctaaatattaatgtttaataatatatgtttttatttattaaacaagAGGCATATCGAAATTGTCATGATCTCTTGGTGTTTCATTTTCATTATCACTTACAATAAAGATctctcaataataataataaaccgGATCGTCTTGCATAGTTGCATGTATTCGGAATATATTTTCctatatttttagaaattttttttagttcttttatatatatatatattgaaagatatatatatatatatatatatagatagatttttttatatattgaaagatatatatatatatatatatatagatagatttttttatatattgaaagatatatatatatatatattgaaagatTTGTtcttatgcttttgtatatgttttataagttttgtatttatttttttgttttctaaggATTATTCTTATCTTCTTGATGCCTGTGTAAAAACCAGCATTATCGCATGTCAAGAACGCGACTTTGAGCTACTGCAAATGATGTAATGGCCGTGAGCAGTCTAAAGCCCTGATAAATTCATCGTCAACAAAGTGTAAAATCTTCCGGTGATCGAGCGGAAATGGATGCAGTTCTTCCAATTGTAGGATTCTCGGTGATCATTGGAGCTCTGATcgcatttttaatatttataaattattttcgaAAGAGGAAATCCGAAATTCAGTCGATCGCAAGACCCGAAACGTTGTATCCGGATATGAAGACGAAGCCAACGGTGCCCAGAAAGTTGCACCAGAAATCCCACGCACATTCCCATGCCGCGGATAAGGTTAAGATCAGTTTTTGTGATTTTGTGCAAAGGGTATGTAATTTGATCGGTGTGAATAGTAGTTGGTTGTTTCTTTTATGGTGAAATGCGAACTGCAGGATGCAAATAAGAAGCATCATCCGCTGGATTTGAATACATTGAAAGGGCATGGTGATGCAGTGACGGGGCTGTGCTTTTCACCTGATGCACGGAGTTTAGGGACTGGTAAGGGGCTGTTTATCCTTAATTTTGCTTGTTAGTGCTCTTTGTTACTGTGTATTCTTGGAAATGTGTTTGCTGCCCCTGCCTTTTTATTCGAAGATTGTATTTTTACGGTTTGGTTATTTGGGCAATGCTGTTAAATTTCCTCAGTGGTTTACAATTTTTCTGGGTAATTTCTTTGTCCGTAAGAGGGAGGCTTCTACGGTTTCAGCtaggaaaagaaaaagaatagcAGTGgagtttttcctttttccttggTCTCGGGTAGCGAATTGATAAATTGGTTGAATGAGGTTCAGATAACTGAAATTAGTATATTACACAAAGCATTCATAACCTATTCTAGGTAAGTCAACTGTAAGATCAATACTAATTAATGGGCCAACTAATTTCTTGATTCTAATACATTCGTCTAAAaagcaaaaataataatatggtATATTTTGTAAGTgataaatacttttaaaaaaattattttacattgaaTTGTTTCAAACTCCCAGATTTTTTTGTGTATCTGATGAAGATTTTGTCATTTTAtcggattttttttatgtatttcacGAGTTTATTTTTGTGTGCTCTGTACGACATCTACTTGTTTAGGCTGTTGTTCAAACATCAATTCGGAAAATGAACAAGGTTACGGTGATGTGATTAATATCCCAGGAGTACTTTACTCAATCTGCACAGATGACTGGGAGTATTTCTCATTTCAGCATGCTATTGGATATTGCCAAGTGGTTTTTGATTATAGGAAAAATGTTTGGAATTGGGGCCTATTTCTTTTAGTTTTTTAACTCGTCTAGAATTCTGTCATTTCTGACTTAGAATATTGGTCTGATTGAAGACACCAAGTTATTGAATAGTACCTTAAAAATTGTTTGCCAGCTTGTGGAGATGGTGTGGTCAGGGTGTTCAGGTTGGATGATGCTTCAAGCAAAAGTTTCAAGTATGAATCGTGTGACCATTCTCATCCACTGTTCCATAGTGCAAGCCTCATAATTCAGTATGGACTAATTATTCATATCATATAATTTTAGGTTTCTGAGAATAAACTTACCTGCTGGAGGTCATCCAACTGCAGTTGCATTTGCTGATGATGCATCCTCTGTGGTAGTGGCTTCCCAAGCACTTTCCGGATCATCTTTGTACATGTATGGGGAAGAAAAGGCAAAAACAACTGGTGAGCAGAATCAACAGTCGAAACTCCCTCTCCCAGAAATTAAATGGGAACGTCATAAAGTTCATGAAAGTAGGGCCATTATCACTCTAATTGGAGCTAAGGCAACATATGGAAGTGCTGATGGAAGTGCCCTTATTGCATCATGTTCAGAAGGTATCtttttgtatatgtatttttaattaaattgctgCACAATTTTTATTGTTACTCCAAGAAACTCACCACCATGGCACTTGTCCAATGTTGTTAATAACTTTTCTTTTTCATGTGCAGTATATCTATGTTGCTTCCTAAGGTGGTTATTGACCTGGGGAGATAGAGATAGAATGcactattaatttttaataagttTGTTGTCAGCATTTTTAGTTcctcttttttcttttgcttTTGGCTATGTAAAGCTCTATTTGGCCTGGCCAACACAAATTAGTGAA contains the following coding sequences:
- the LOC140986768 gene encoding uncharacterized protein, giving the protein MDAVLPIVGFSVIIGALIAFLIFINYFRKRKSEIQSIARPETLYPDMKTKPTVPRKLHQKSHAHSHAADKDANKKHHPLDLNTLKGHGDAVTGLCFSPDARSLGTACGDGVVRVFRLDDASSKSFKFLRINLPAGGHPTAVAFADDASSVVVASQALSGSSLYMYGEEKAKTTGEQNQQSKLPLPEIKWERHKVHESRAIITLIGAKATYGSADGSALIASCSEGTDIKLWHGKTGKLLGTVDTNQLKNTMASISPNGRFIAAAAFTADVKVWEIVYSKDGSVKEVVKVMQLKGHKSAVTWLCFDPNSEKIITASKDGSIRLWNINVRYHLDEDPKTLKLFPIPLHDANGASLHYDRLCLSPDGKILAATHGSTLHWLCAESGQILDTAEKAHDGDISDMSWAPSPIPTEKNKQQLVLATAGIDKKVKLWAAPTSPPS